GCCACGGCAACACCAAGGTGGACGTCGAAACCGGCAACCACTCACCGGTCATCATCGGCCACGGCAACGACGTCGAGGACAACTCGCAGATCGCCGGCGACGACATCATTTCCGGTAACAAGGGCCCGGTGCTCAACGACGTCGACACCAGCGGGGGGAACGGTGGCGGCGCGGTGGCCGGCGGCGGTCTGCTCGGCGGCGGTCACGCCGACGCCGGCAGCGGCGGAAACGGTGGCGGTATCACCATCATCGACAACTCCGGCGTACTGGACAACAGCGACGACGACAGCTCGGTCGTCACCGTCGTCGACACCGACATCGACAACTCGGTCGACAACTCCAACACCCTGGACATCGACAACACCATCGAGACCAACGTCGACGTGTTCTAACCACGCCCGATCCCGACTGGCGGGGACCGCTTCCTGGTCCCCGCCAGTCGGCGCGCCTACGGTTGACGCTCAGGAGAGGACCCCATGACCCAACCCGCGAGACCGATCGCCGAGGGCGCCCCGGCGAGGCCGGTCAAGGTGATCGTCGAGCTGATCGACCACACCGCCAAGATCGCCGGCCTGTATGACCGCGCCGACCTGGTGGAACGGTTGCACATCGCCAAGGAACGCATCTGCGACCCGCAGATCCGGGTGGTCATCGCCGGCCAGCTCAAGCAGGGCAAGAGCCAACTGCTCAACTCGCTGCTGAACGTGCCGGTCGCCCGCGTCGGCGACGACGAGAGCACCGTGCTGGCCACCGTCGTCTACCACGCCGAGACGCCGACCGCCCGGCTCGTGGTCCTCGGCGCGGACGGCACCGAGGCCGAACTGGTCGACATCGAGATGGCCGACCTCAAAGACGACCTACGCCGGGCCCCGGCCGCCGGTGGGCGTGAGGTGCTGCGCGTCGAGGTCGGGGTGCCCAGCCCCATGCTCAAGAACGGTTTGGCGTTCATCGACACCCCCGGCGTCGGCGGGCACGGGCAGCCGCACCTGTCGGCGACCCTGGGCCTGCTGCCCGACGCGGACGCCGTCCTGATGGTCAGTGACACCAGCCAGGAATTCACCGAACCGGAACTGACCTTCATCCGCCAAGCCGTCGAAATCTGCCCGCTGGCATCGATCATCGCCACCAAGACCGACCTGTACCCGCGCTGGCGCGACATCGTCGCCGTCAACACCGCGCACCTGCAGCGGGCCGGCATAGACACCCCGGTGATCCCGGCCAGCTCGGTGCTGCGCAGCCACGCCATCACCCTCAACGACAAGGAACTCAACGAGGAGTCCAACTTCCCGGCCATCGTGAAATTCCTCTCCGAGAAGGTGATGTCGCGGGAGAACGACCGCATCCGCGACCAGGTTCTCGGCGAGATCCGCGCTGCTGCAGAACATCTCGCGCTCGCGGTGAGTAGCGAACTGTCGGTGCTCGACGATCCGGGAATCCGCGCCCGGTTGACTTCCGAACTGGAGCGGCGCAAGGCCGAAGCCCAGGACGCATTGGCACAGACGTCGTTGTGGCAGCAGACCCTCAACGACGGGATCGCCGATCTGACCGCCGATGTCGACCACGATCTGCGCAACCGGTTCCGGCACATCACCGCGCACACCGAGTCGGTGATCGACGGCTGCGATCCCACCCTGCACTGGGCCGAGATCGGCACCGAACTGGAGAACGCGGTGGCCACCGCGGTGGGGGACAACTTCGTCTGGGCCTATCAGCGTGCCGAGGCGCTGGCCACCGAGGTCGCCCGGTTGTTCACCGAAGCCGGCCTGGACGCGGTCGACCTACCGCAGGTGAGTGCCCGCGACATGGGCGCCGGGCTCGGCGAATTCAAGTCGGTGGCCCGCCTCGACGCCAAGCCCATCAAGGCCGGCCACAAGGTGGTCACCGGTATGCGGGGTTCCTACGGCGGCATCCTGATGTTCGGCATGCTCACCTCCTTCGCGGGGCTGGGCATGTTCAACCCGCTGTCGCTGGGCGCCGGATTCGTGTTGGGTCGCAAGGCCTATAAGGAAGACATGGAGAACCGGATGCTGCGGGTGCGCAACGAGGCGAAGACCAATGTGCGCCGGTTCGTCGACGATGTCTCCTTCGTGGTGAACAAGGAATCCCGGGACCGACTCCGCCTGGTGCAGCGCCAGCTGCGGGATCACTACCGCGCCATCGCCAACCAGACCAGCCGCTCGCTCAACGAGTCGCTGCAGGCCACTCTCGCGGCGGCGAAAATGGAGGAGGACCAGCGCAATACCCGGATCCGGGAACTCGAACGCCAACTCGACATCCTCAAGCAGGTCGTCGACAACGTCGACAAGCTGGTGTCGTCCTGAACACTGCCCGTCGCCCTTAAGCTGGGCACGTCATGAGTACCAGCGATACCGTGCGCGCGATCCTCGGTGGCACCATCGCCGCCTACCGGGCCGATCCCGCGTACCGGCAGCGGCCCGACGTGCACGCCGCGCTCGAGCAGATCGGGCGACGACTCAACGAGCCGATGCGGATCGCGCTGGCCGGCACCCTCAAGGCGGGTAAATCCACCCTGGTCAACGCCTTGGTCGGGGAGGACATCGCGCCGACCGACGCCACCGAGGCCACCCGTATCGTCACCCGGTTCCGGCACGGCCCGTCGCCGAAGGTGACGGCCAATCACCGCGACGGTTCCCGGTCGAACGTCCCCATCGCCCGGGCCGCCGGGGAGCAGCGCAGCCTGACCTTCAGCTTCGCCGGACTCGATCCCGACGGAATCGAGGACCTCGACGTCGAATGGCCCGCCGCCGAACTGATCGACACCACCATCATCGACACCCCGGGCACCTCATCACTGTCGCGTGACGTCTCCCAGCGCACCCTGCGGCTGCTCGTCCCCGAGGACGGTGTGCCCCGGGTGGACGCGGTGGTGTTCCTGCTGCGCACCCTCAACGCCGCCGATATCGCGCTGCTCAAGCAGATCGGTGAACTGGTCGGCGGCGCGGCCGGTTCCGCGGGCGCGCTCGGGGTGATCGGGGTGGCGTCCCGGGCCGACGAGATCGGCGCCGGCCGCATCGACGCGATGCTCTCGGCCCGCGATGTGGCCACCCGCTTCACCGCCGAGATGGACAAGACCGGCATCTGCCAGGCGGTGGTCCCGGTGTCCGGGCTGCTCGCGCTGACCGCGCGGACCCTGCGCCAGAGCGAGTTCGTGGCGCTGGAGAAGCTGGCCGGGGTCCCGCCCGCCGAACTGGCCAAGGCGATGCTGAGCGCGGACCGGTTCGTCCGCGAGGACAGCACGTTGCCGGTGGACGCCGCGACCCGGGCGGCCCTGCTGGAACGGTTCGGGATGTTCGGGATCCGGATCTCCGTCGCGGTGCTCAGCGCCGGCATCAGCGATTCGGTGGCGCTGGCCGACGAGCTGCTCGAGCGCAGCGGGCTGATCGCCCTGCGCGATGTCATCGATCAGCAGTTCGCGCAGCGTTCGGATCTGCTCAAGGCGCACACGGCGTTGCTGTCGCTGCGGCGCTTCGTGGAGGTCAACCCGGTCTA
This region of Mycolicibacterium diernhoferi genomic DNA includes:
- the iniA gene encoding isoniazid-induced dynamin-like GTPase IniA — encoded protein: MTQPARPIAEGAPARPVKVIVELIDHTAKIAGLYDRADLVERLHIAKERICDPQIRVVIAGQLKQGKSQLLNSLLNVPVARVGDDESTVLATVVYHAETPTARLVVLGADGTEAELVDIEMADLKDDLRRAPAAGGREVLRVEVGVPSPMLKNGLAFIDTPGVGGHGQPHLSATLGLLPDADAVLMVSDTSQEFTEPELTFIRQAVEICPLASIIATKTDLYPRWRDIVAVNTAHLQRAGIDTPVIPASSVLRSHAITLNDKELNEESNFPAIVKFLSEKVMSRENDRIRDQVLGEIRAAAEHLALAVSSELSVLDDPGIRARLTSELERRKAEAQDALAQTSLWQQTLNDGIADLTADVDHDLRNRFRHITAHTESVIDGCDPTLHWAEIGTELENAVATAVGDNFVWAYQRAEALATEVARLFTEAGLDAVDLPQVSARDMGAGLGEFKSVARLDAKPIKAGHKVVTGMRGSYGGILMFGMLTSFAGLGMFNPLSLGAGFVLGRKAYKEDMENRMLRVRNEAKTNVRRFVDDVSFVVNKESRDRLRLVQRQLRDHYRAIANQTSRSLNESLQATLAAAKMEEDQRNTRIRELERQLDILKQVVDNVDKLVSS
- a CDS encoding dynamin-like GTPase family protein — its product is MSTSDTVRAILGGTIAAYRADPAYRQRPDVHAALEQIGRRLNEPMRIALAGTLKAGKSTLVNALVGEDIAPTDATEATRIVTRFRHGPSPKVTANHRDGSRSNVPIARAAGEQRSLTFSFAGLDPDGIEDLDVEWPAAELIDTTIIDTPGTSSLSRDVSQRTLRLLVPEDGVPRVDAVVFLLRTLNAADIALLKQIGELVGGAAGSAGALGVIGVASRADEIGAGRIDAMLSARDVATRFTAEMDKTGICQAVVPVSGLLALTARTLRQSEFVALEKLAGVPPAELAKAMLSADRFVREDSTLPVDAATRAALLERFGMFGIRISVAVLSAGISDSVALADELLERSGLIALRDVIDQQFAQRSDLLKAHTALLSLRRFVEVNPVYASRQILADIDPLLADAHAFEELRLLSQLRSRETTLTEDEMASLRRLIGGSGTDAASRLGLGLPGPDLPSDDGPRAAFAATQRWRRRAEHPLNDPFTSRACRAAVRSAEALVAEFRAMGR